One part of the Candidatus Eisenbacteria bacterium genome encodes these proteins:
- the folP gene encoding dihydropteroate synthase translates to MGILNATPDSFYDGGAWMMEDAVERRVWQIAEEGADLIDIGGESTRPGATPIDVEEEWRRIEPALRVATRDGYPLPVSVDTTKPEIARRAVESGASVINDVSGLRAGPEIAEIAAKSGAGLLLMHMKGEPRTMQVDPRYEDLLGEIRSSLAASAGVAERAGVPRERILVDPGIGFGKTREQNVSLLRNVSVFTGIGAGILIGTSRKSFLGALLDGLPPQERLEASLASFAGAILAGAHWIRVHDVRAAVRAARIADALRVG, encoded by the coding sequence ATGGGGATCCTGAACGCCACGCCCGACTCCTTCTACGACGGCGGCGCCTGGATGATGGAGGACGCCGTCGAGCGCCGCGTGTGGCAGATAGCGGAGGAGGGAGCCGATCTCATCGACATCGGAGGCGAGAGCACCCGGCCCGGCGCCACGCCTATCGACGTCGAGGAGGAGTGGAGGAGGATCGAGCCGGCGCTGCGCGTTGCGACCCGCGACGGGTATCCGCTTCCGGTGAGCGTGGACACTACAAAGCCCGAGATCGCCCGCCGCGCCGTGGAGAGCGGAGCATCGGTGATCAACGATGTCTCGGGGCTGAGAGCGGGGCCTGAGATCGCCGAGATCGCGGCCAAGAGCGGGGCAGGGCTCCTTCTGATGCACATGAAGGGCGAGCCGAGGACGATGCAGGTCGATCCCCGCTACGAGGACCTGCTCGGCGAGATCCGGTCCTCGCTCGCGGCCTCGGCCGGTGTTGCGGAGCGCGCGGGCGTACCCCGCGAGCGGATCCTCGTCGATCCGGGGATCGGATTCGGGAAAACCCGCGAACAGAACGTCAGTCTGCTTCGTAACGTCTCTGTCTTCACCGGCATCGGGGCCGGGATCCTGATCGGCACATCACGCAAGAGCTTCCTCGGCGCCCTGCTCGACGGACTGCCCCCGCAGGAGCGCCTCGAGGCGTCTCTCGCTTCCTTCGCCGGCGCGATCCTGGCGGGCGCCCACTGGATTCGGGTGCACGACGTCCGGGCCGCCGTGCGGGCGGCCCGGATCGCCGACGCGCTGCGGGTCGGTTAG